A genomic segment from Streptosporangium roseum DSM 43021 encodes:
- a CDS encoding MarR family winged helix-turn-helix transcriptional regulator: MTNTAGVPAEEYLCTRIRRAEQALTAHHEAVLRAYGLTMTQYTVLLALSRDDGMSGAQLARACGVTQQSMATVLTGMQAKGLIDRRSSPVHAKVMIATLTGTGRRHLDGAYQEVNVLEKAFLDRFTPAEHGQFCDLLDRATETLIEQTPRPAKPTSHRPQPT; the protein is encoded by the coding sequence GTGACAAATACGGCCGGCGTGCCCGCCGAGGAATACCTGTGCACCAGGATCCGCCGCGCCGAACAGGCCCTGACGGCCCACCACGAAGCCGTCCTGCGCGCCTACGGGCTGACCATGACCCAGTACACGGTGCTGCTCGCCCTCTCCCGCGACGACGGCATGTCCGGCGCCCAACTGGCCCGTGCCTGCGGCGTCACCCAGCAGAGCATGGCCACGGTCCTCACCGGCATGCAGGCCAAGGGCCTCATCGACCGGCGCTCGTCACCCGTGCACGCCAAGGTCATGATCGCCACCCTCACCGGCACCGGCCGGCGCCACCTCGACGGGGCCTACCAGGAAGTCAACGTGCTCGAGAAAGCCTTCCTCGACAGGTTCACCCCGGCCGAGCACGGGCAGTTCTGCGACCTCCTCGACCGAGCCACCGAGACTCTGATCGAACAGACGCCCCGGCCCGCCAAGCCGACATCCCATCGCCCCCAGCCGACGTGA